A window of Eucalyptus grandis isolate ANBG69807.140 chromosome 4, ASM1654582v1, whole genome shotgun sequence genomic DNA:
TGCTGGGAAATTTAACTGGACAGGCCTGGTTCCCCATCCAACCAGAAGCACTTCCTAAAATTCTGAAAAGAACAGGAGTCAACAGAAAAGCAGAATATGCTaggtttttccttttgccatcAATGTCTTAAATTGTGAATTGACATGATCAGAATAGAACTCAGGATACCGTGAGTAAGAAATCAATATGCAAGCTCCGAATCCATGAGTTACCTTCAATTGGTACAACTCTCAGTTATTTGTACAATTGGTTCCTGCAATATGCACAAATGGAAGGTCACTGCTTGCAAGATCATCATTCTGGCGTCTCCCAAGCCTTCACAAATATCATTCATCTTATTTAGCAACATAGCAATTTGATCGTCCTGTTTACAACAGAATGTATTAGCCACATTTGCAAATTTGGGCTTTAAAATATGATATACCAAGCTCTTACCTCAAATAGAGCCAAATCCACAAAACAGTGACCAGGAGGGATGCACAACAAGATCCTTCCAAAGGTCTTCCTTGCTTCACATTCATTCGTCAGTCCCCTCACTACCGCTATACAATTCGTTACATCTACAAAAGAATCGTCAGGTATTTGGAAGGAAATATAATCTGAAGCAAATTCAAAGTCATCTTGTAGAGCCAGACAGAGAATGATTAGCATGAAAAAGCATTTGTACTATGCACATGTGGATCTCTGGATAATATATGTAGTTTCAGATTAAAGGTATATATGTCATTCTAAGCAACCCTTATCATGTCTTATCCAAAAATAGTTCAACTTCATGtctaaaatttagtaatttagtGTCACTAAAGACATGATACCACACATGATGAGAGACAGGCAAGATATTACAATGGTTGCAAACATAAGATATCTAGAAAGGTAGAGAAATCACAAGAAAGATTGTAACAGGCATACCGGCTTCATGACATATGAGAGCACCCTTATGAATTGCTCAACCTTTACATGCAGCATTCCAGCCTTTATTACTGCATTATCCACCAGAGTCTCATCCAAACCAATACCTAGGTAATGAGAACGCCATCTTGAAAGACCCCTGAGCTCACCCATTCTAAAGCCAATAATTTCTACAGTAGGCTGTTATGTAAATAACAATACTTCAGTATCTTAACCCCATATGTCAAATATCATCTCTTATTGAGAAAACTGACACACACTCGTGAGGGATAAAAATAGCATTTATCTGCTGAACCATCAAagttaaaagtttatgaaagaaaatgttttacacAGTAAATGGTTATTAcaacccatcttcatcttctgcaCACTGTGTTTGAACTAAACGACATACTCTAGAGTCTCtgacaaataaaagttataCTGGAAAATTCATTAAAGAAATGGAGCCTAGTCTACTATCCAATTCATGCAAGCAGGATAGAAGTTTGGAATGTTCATGCGAATTATCAAGTCCTGCCCAAAGTcgctgtgagagagagaagtcaAGGAGACAACCCCTAGCCCTGCCCAAGTCAAATATCAAACCGCATGTGAGAGAGAAGGGGGGCATTTATGTGATAGTTGTGAGCTGTAAGCACAATATTGACAGGAAATGCTAGTGTGTTCAAGGAGACAGCCCCTAGCCCTTCTGCTGTTAGCTTGGGTAAGGTTAACTTCTTTACAATATTCAAATATCAAACCGCATCTCTATCCAACAGCTTCAGGAAGGGTAACTTCTTTACAACATTCAAATATCAAACCGCATCTCTACTTACTTGATTCAAAACTCTCCCTGCTACCAATTTACCTCCCC
This region includes:
- the LOC104446525 gene encoding anaphase-promoting complex subunit 4-like isoform X2, yielding MKSVSIVVCGAGKELLLVVLNHLQPTVEIIGFRMGELRGLSRWRSHYLGIGLDETLVDNAVIKAGMLHVKVEQFIRVLSYVMKPDDFEFASDYISFQIPDDSFVDVTNCIAVVRGLTNECEARKTFGRILLCIPPGHCFVDLALFEDPILHLEMENKKLRSIPHAM
- the LOC104446525 gene encoding anaphase-promoting complex subunit 4-like isoform X4 codes for the protein MKSVSIVVCGAGKELLLVVLNHLQPTVEIIGFRMGELRGLSRWRSHYLGIGLDETLVDNAVIKAGMLHVKVEQFIRVLSYVMKPDDFEFASDYISFQIPDDSFVDVTNCIAVVRGLTNECEARKTFGRILLCIPPGHCFVDLALFEAWETPE
- the LOC104446525 gene encoding anaphase-promoting complex subunit 4-like isoform X1, coding for MKSVSIVVCGAGKELLLVVLNHLQPTVEIIGFRMGELRGLSRWRSHYLGIGLDETLVDNAVIKAGMLHVKVEQFIRVLSYVMKPDDFEFASDYISFQIPDDSFVDVTNCIAVVRGLTNECEARKTFGRILLCIPPGHCFVDLALFEDDQIAMLLNKMNDICEGLGDARMMILQAVTFHLCILQEPIVQITESCTN
- the LOC104446525 gene encoding anaphase-promoting complex subunit 4-like isoform X3; protein product: MKSVSIVVCGAGKELLLVVLNHLQPTVEIIGFRMGELRGLSRWRSHYLGIGLDETLVDNAVIKAGMLHVKVEQFIRVLSYVMKPDDFEFASDYISFQIPDDSFVDVTNCIAVVRGLTNECEARKTFGRILLCIPPGHCFVDLALFEEPIVQITESCTN